A region of Argentina anserina chromosome 5, drPotAnse1.1, whole genome shotgun sequence DNA encodes the following proteins:
- the LOC126793343 gene encoding MADS-box protein SVP-like produces MKPTREKIKIRKIDNLPARQVTFSKRRRGFLKKAAELSVLCDCEYAVIIFSATGKLFQSSSSNTKDVIARYIEHNENVEKLELPSLKLQPDRIKLSKELADKSRILRQMNGEDLEGLNIDELQILEKDIKGGLSRLLRSKEDRTMSEILALEAKGAELLEANNQLRQRIGMFSVANGNIAGVIALESDTSTTEESLSSESGTNASNCCANSSSPDDDSGDETLCLKLGLPYCG; encoded by the exons ATGAAGCCGACAAGGGAGAAGATAAAGATCAGAAAAATCGACAACTTGCCAGCGAGGCAGGTGACGTTTTCGAAGAGGAGAAGAGGGTTTTTGAAGAAAGCTGCAGAGCTTTCTGTTCTCTGCGACTGTGAGTATGCTGTCATCATTTTCTCTGCTACCGGAAAGCTCTTCCAGTCCTCTAGCTCCAA TACCAAGGATGTCATTGCAAGGTACATAGAGCACAATGAAAATGTGGAGAAGTTGGAGCTGCCATCTCTCAAGCTCCag CCTGATCGCATCAAGTTAAGTAAGGAACTTGCAGACAAGAGCCGCATACTAAG GCAGATGAATGGTGAGGATCTGGAAGGGCTGAATATAGACGAGTTGCAGATATTGGAGAAAGACATTAAAGGAGGACTTAGCCGTCTCCTTCGTTCCAAG GAAGATAGGACCATGAGTGAGATTCTGGCGCTTGAAGCAAAG GGAGCTGAGTTGTTGGAAGCAAACAATCAGTTAAGGCAGAGG ATAGGGATGTTCTCCGTTGCAAATGGAAATATAGCTGGTGTAATCGCCTTGGAGTCGGATACCTCAACGACAGAAGAAAGTTTGTCATCGGAATCCGGCACAAATGCCAGCAACTGTTGTGCTAATAGTTCTTCCCCGGATGATGACTCTGGTGACGAAACTTTATGTCTCAAACTTGG GCTTCCTTATTGTGGCTGA
- the LOC126794444 gene encoding uncharacterized protein LOC126794444 — MGHNPNRVEAERLLGIADKLLQSRDLSSSREFAVLAQETEPLIDGSDQILAIVDVLLAADRRVNNHHDWYAILQLDRRSDDPDLIKRSYRRLALLLHPDKNKYAFAEHAFKLVVDAWAVLSDPARKPVFDTELNLYSPVDLTAGAANSNKLPVRRGQNAQNDGVFEPRPAARLSSFWTACPYCYILYEYPGVYEKCCLRCENCKRGFEAVVLPNLPPIVAGQDAYYCCWGFFPMGFVGGSLANKGKGKAAAAASKEAAYPTWMPPIFTTPQYKTPETSRAPPAPVPVAVAAAAGGDGMLNFSGGNSNSGYSASVPKKRGRPRKFI; from the coding sequence ATGGGCCACAATCCTAACAGAGTCGAAGCCGAGCGGCTACTCGGGATCGCCGACAAGCTCCTGCAGAGCCGAGATCTGAGCAGCTCGCGCGAATTCGCCGTTCTCGCACAAGAAACCGAGCCGCTAATCGACGGCTCCGATCAGATCCTGGCCATCGTCGACGTCCTCCTGGCCGCCGACAGGCGCGTAAACAACCACCACGACTGGTACGCCATCCTCCAGCTGGATCGCCGATCCGACGACCCCGATCTGATCAAGAGATCCTACCGCCGCCTAGCGCTGCTGCTCCACCCGGACAAGAACAAGTACGCCTTCGCCGAGCACGCCTTCAAGCTCGTCGTCGATGCATGGGCCGTTCTGTCCGACCCGGCCCGGAAGCCGGTGTTCGACACCGAGCTCAACCTCTACAGCCCCGTCGATCTCACCGCCGGAGCCGCCAATTCGAACAAGCTCCCGGTGCGGCGTGGGCAGAATGCTCAAAACGACGGCGTTTTCGAGCCTAGGCCGGCGGCGAGGCTATCGAGCTTCTGGACGGCGTGTCCTTATTGTTACATACTGTATGAGTACCCTGGGGTTTATGAGAAGTGCTGTTTGAGGTGTGAGAATTGTAAGAGAGGATTCGAAGCCGTTGTGCTTCCGAATTTGCCGCCAATTGTGGCAGGCCAGGATGCCTATTACTGCTGCTGGGGCTTCTTTCCCATGGGATTCGTTGGTGGGAGCTTAGCAAATAAAGGAAAGGGCAAGGCGGCCGCGGCGGCTTCCAAGGAGGCCGCATATCCTACTTGGATGCCGCCGATTTTCACCACGCCTCAGTATAAAACCCCCGAGACTTCCAGGGCGCCTCCTGCGCCGGTGCCGGTGGCAGTGGCGGCAGCTGCTGGTGGGGATGGAATGCTGAATTTTTCGGGTGGGAACTCGAATTCAGGGTACTCAGCGTCGGTGCCAAAGAAGAGGGGGCGGCCGCGGAAGTTTATTTAG